The genomic interval GTGCCCGAGGATTCAGCCCGCGTCATCATGGTGGAGACAGGCGAAGCCGATGCCATCATGGGTGTGCCACCCCAGGACAGGGACAGGCTGGTCGAGCTGGAGAAAGTAGAAGTTGTGGAAATTCCCAGCATGCGCACCATGTTCACAGGATTTAACACCCAGCGCGAGCCCTTCGATGATCCTCAGGTCCGCCGGGCTTTAAATTACGCAGTCGACAGCGAAGCGATAGTAAGTCAGCTTTTGAACGGAGTAGGGATTCCCTCTCAGGCTCCTATCGCTACTTCGGTCTTCGGCCATTCCGAGGAGGATATTTACAGTCATGACCCTGATCGGGCCGAGGAGATGCTGGCCGAAGTCGGCTACGAGGATGGATTTTCTGCCAATCTCTATCATCCCGTCGGCCGCTATATGGAGGATGAGATCATAGCTCAGGCGATCCAGAGCCAGCTGGCCGAAATAGGTGTGGAAGTGGAATTGATCACCATGGAATGGACCACCCTGCTGGAGACGATATCCCAACCACCCAAAGAGGCCGAACACGACATGTATCTGCTGGGCTTTTCTTCCGGCACCGGCGATGCTGATTACAGCCTCTATTCACTTTTTCATTCCTCCCAGTGGCCGCCAGCGGGCAACGCCTTCTCCTATTATGAGAACGAAGAGCTGGATGAACTGCTGGAAAAAGCCCGTCTGGTCTCGGATCCGGCAGAGCGGGAGAATGTTTACGCCGATGCCAACCAGCTCATCTGGCAGGAAGCTCCCTGGATATTTCTGCACAGCGAGGTACAGCTCAACGCCGCCCGCGAAAACGTCGAGGGCCTGATCCATTATCCCGAAGAATATATCTCGGCCCGCGATGCGCGCATCGTCGAATAAAAAACGTCGAAAAAACAATGAAAGCAGGTCGATGGAAGAAGCTCACATAAAAATCTCAGCTCCACTTATCCAGAGCCGAACCTATCCTGTCCATGGCCATCTGCAGCCGGTCAAAGTCGGTGGTCAGGGCGATTCTGATAAAACCTCTGCCGGCCCGCCCGAAATCATCGCCGGGGGTGACTGCAACTCCGGCCTCTTCCAGCAGATAATCGCTGACCTGCTGCGAGTCCAGTTCGGTATCGGTTATCCGGGGAAAGACGTAAAGAGCCCCACCCGGGGGAATGAATTCCAGCAGGTCGATCCGGTTTAAAGCCTCGACCACCAGCTGGCGGCGCCGGTTTATCTCCTCGATCATATCACCGATGAGCTCTTCATCGTTTTTACGGTAGGCCCGCAAAGCCCCGATCTGAGCAAAGGAGGTGGCACAGATTGAGATGTTCTGTGGCACCTTGATCAGCGAGCTTATGATCTGCGGAGGACCGGCGATAAAACCAACTCGCCAGCCCGTCATGGCATAGCTTTTGGAGGTGCTGTTGACGGTCAGAGTTCTCTCCTGCATGCCCGGCAGACTGGCTATGCTGTGGTGCTCTGTTCGGCCGAAGAGTATCTTTTCATAACATTCATCGGCCAGCACATAGATATCCTGGCGCCGGGCGAATTCCGCTATCCGCTCGAGATTCTCCCGGCTCAATGCAGTGCCGGTCGGATTATGAGGCGAATTGAGCACCAGCATTTTAGTATTCTCACCGCTGCGACGCTCCAGCTCCTCTACCTCCAGACTGAAGCCGCTCTCATATTTTAGCGGCACCGGCACCGGATGGGCCTCCGCCAGCCGGGCCTGTTTGCGATAGGCCGGATAGGCCGGGGTGGGGATCAATATTTCATCGCCCGGATCGAGCAGCCCGAAGATAGCCGTGGCCAGGGCCATGCTGGCTCCTCCGGTGATTATAATCCCTTCATAGCTGAGGTCTATCCCGTTCTCTTTTTTCAGTTTATCGGCCACAGCCTGCCGCAGCTCATCGATGCCGAAATTGGAGGTATAATGCACAAAACCCCTATCAAGAGCTGTCGAGGCCGCCTCTTTTATAGCTTCGGGGGTATCAAAATCGGGCCGGCCGATCTCCAGGTGCACGATATCGCGCCCCCCGGCTTCCAGTTCTTTGGCCTTTTCGAACACCTCTCTGATCCCCGCCAGAGGAATCTGGCTCAATCTTTCGCTTTCCCGCATATAATCACTCCTGACAGATAGATATTTTTACGAGATAAAAACTGCGAGCACATTTCAAAAAAATGCTGTGTTCTGTCTTTATGGATAATAGCCGAAGATCTCAGGTACCCACATCGATATCGCCGGCACATAGGTCACCAAAAGCAGCACTCCGATCAAAAGCATAAGAAAGGGTAAGATGGCGATGCTCAATCTTTTTACATCCACCCCGCTAATCTTGCTGCCCACAAAAAGACAGATACCTATGGGCGGAGTCGAGAGCGCTATGGTCAGATTGAGCACCATCACAAATCCGAAGTGGAGCGGATGGATACCGTACTGCTGAGCCAGAGGGGACAAAATGGGAGCCAGGATAATGATCGCCGCCCCCGCCTCCATGAACATACCGATAAAGAGCAGAAATAGGTTTATCAGCAGCAAAAACAGCAGGGTGTTATCGGTGAAAGCCTGAATGCTGCCGGCTACCGTCACACCTACCTGTTCCATGGATATTATCCAGGCCACAGTATTGGCAAAGCCGATGATCAGCAGTATCACGCCGCTCAAAAGCCCGGAGGATAGAAAAACCCCGGGAAGATCGGCCAGCTCAAGCTCTCGATATATAAAGAGTGTGACTATCAACGCGTAGAGCACAGCCACCGAAGCAGCTTCGGTGGGGGTGAATATCCCGCCGACTATGCCGCCCACTATAATAACCGGGGCCAGAAGGGGGATCAGCACATCTTTAAATTTTCGCAGAAAAACCTTCAGCTCAAAATCAATCTCCAGGCGGGGATAATTCCTCCTGCGGGCATAGAGATAGGTCACTATCATCAGCCCGACTCCCAGCAGTATGCCCGGCACCATGCCCGCCAGAAAAAGGGCGCCGATGCTGGTACCGGTGCTGACCCCATAGAGAACCATGAGAATGCTGGGCGGAATTATCGGGCCCGCGGAGGAGGAGGCCACCGTGATGGCGGCGCTGAAATCGCTGTCATAGCCCTCTTTTTCCATCGCCGGGATCAGGACCGAACCTATTGCCGAGGTATCGGCCACCGCCGCTCCCGATATGCCGGCAAAAAGCATACTGACCAGGATATTGGTCTGGGCCAGCCCCCCTGATATTCGGCCCACAGCGTACTGGGCAAAATCGACCAATCTTTCAGTTATACCGCCGGTGTTCATAATATTGCCAGCCAGAACGAAAAAGGGAACCGCCAGCAGGGTGAAAGAATCGAGCCCGGAATAGATCCTCTGAGCCCACTGCAGCAGCTGATATTCCTGACTGACAGCCACAAAGACCGAGGAAAGACCCAGCGCAAAGGCTATCGGCAGACCTATCAGCATGGTCAATAAAAAAAGCAGTATCGCCATTACAGCCATGGACTTATCACTCCCCCGATCATCCTGTTTCACCGGCAGAGCCCTGCTCTGTTCTGCCGCCGCTGTCTAAAAGATTTAAAAACTCGGCCAGAAGCAGTTTGATGGTCTGCAGCATCATAAAAGCTCCGCCCAGCGGCAGGGCCAGAGTCGGCCAGAACATCGATATTCTGAGCGCCGGTGAGCTTTGAAAGGAAATGCTGGCAGCCAGATCATAACCGTAATAAACCATTAGAGACAGCATGAAGAGCAGAATAATATATATGACGATATTGAATATAGATGTCAGGACTTCATTGTCGATAAACTTTTTCTTGAAAAACTCTATTTTTATATGTTCTCCCAGTGAAAAACCGTAGGCTGAAGCCAGCATAACCAGCCAGATCAATAAAAATCTCGCCACCTCTTCCGACCAGGGCAGCGAGGAAAAAAGCACATATCTGAAAAAGACCTGCATCAGCATCACGACCAAAAGAGCAGTTAATATTAATATGATAGCTCCTTTGAGCAGCAAATTTAAACCATCAATAAATGCGGAATATACCTCAAATATTGATTGGAGCACTCTTTTCTTCCCCCAGTTTCTGCCTGCTATTTGTGTGTGATCATCTTTTTTCGAGGCGGAAAACCGGCTGCGGGTCATAAGCCCGCAGCTCAGCTTTCTTCTCCCCTGCTTTTCTAAATCTGTTCTTCAGCTTCTTCGACAGCTTCCATGAGCTCTTCGACCAGCTCTTCTCCTATCTCATCTTCGATGAAATCTATTACCGACTGCTGGGTGACTTCCTGGAATTCGTCCAGAACTTCAGGCGAGGGTTCGACCACCTGCATGCCCTCTTCTTTAAGCTCTTCTACTCCTCTTTCTATCTGCACCCGGCTGTAACCTGTATGAACTTTCTCCCAGATCTGAGCTGCTTCTCTGACCACCTGCTGATCCTGCTCGCTCAAGTTATTATAGATATCCTCGCTGATAAAAAGTCCCAGAAAGTTATAAACGTGTTCGCTCAGCACCAGATGATCCTGGACTTCGTAAAATCCCATATTTTTAATCAGGGTTATCGGTGTTTCCTGTCCGTCGACTATGCCCTGCTCCAGACCGGTATAGAGCTCGCCAAAGGCCATGGGGGTGGGATCAGCGCCCAGCGCTTCGACCATATTCATATGGGCCTGATTTTCCATCGTTCTGATGGTAAGCCCTTCCATATCGGCCGGTTTTTCGATAGCTCTCACATCGTTGGTGAAATGTCTGAAGCCGTGATCTGCCCAGGCCAGGGGGATGATGCCGGTCTCCTCTCTCATCATCTCGTTTATGGTATCGCCGAAGGAGCCGCTCATGACCTCCCAGGCCACCGGCGCCGATTCGAAGAGATAGGGTATATCGAGAACCAGAATTTCCTCAAAAAATCCCGGCAGTGGACCGGTCGTCAGGGTACCCATCTCGATGGTGCCCAGCATCATACCCTCATATGTTTCGCGCTCGTCGGCCAGTTCAGCCGCGTGATAGGTCTCGACTTCAACCCGTCCGTCGGTGCCCGATTCCACGATCTGCTTGAAGGTATCGTTGGCTATATAGGTTCTATCCTCTTCATCGGCCGGTCCGGCATTCGATATTCTCAGGGTAACCTCGGCCCCGAGTACAGACGTTGTGGCAAAGGTCATAATCAGCAGACTGACAGCCATGATCAGAGCTATATTTCTGGTTTTTGTCACTTTTTATTCCTCCGATTTTTGATTTTTTCTCTCTATTATTTTGCTTTCAGGTTATGCAGCTTTTTCTCCTTCTGTTCTCTTTTAGAGTTTCCGAAATCCAGGCCAGTCCGACATCCGCCATCTACCACCTCCTCCAAATTTTTAACGGGATGGGGGAAACGATCTCTTTGCAGGCTTAGCAAACCCGATCCGGAAATATCTTGCCCGGATTCAAAATTCCCTGCGGATCGATCGCCCGCTTTATCCTCCGCATCAGCTCGATTTCCCGCTCTGAATACTGTCGGGCCAGCTCCTCTTTGCGCATGCTTCCCACCCCGTGTTCGCCGGTCACAGTCCCGCCCAGCTCCAGGGTCAGATCGTAAAGATCATGTTTTAGATCTTCATAATAGTCGGGGATCTTTTCGGGATCATCGCCCTCATGCATCAAAAAAGGATGCAAATTGCCGTCGGCAGCATGAGCCAGCATAGGTATATCCACCCCGTACTCGCTGGAGATATTTTCTATTCCCCGCATGGCTTCAGCCAGCCTGCTGCGCGGCACCGTTATATCTATGCCGTCGAGCACATCCTCCTCGACAGCCGGCAAAATATGACTTCTCACCTCCAGCAAATCCCGCTGTTCCCGGGCGGTCTCGGCTATATAACAGTTCAAAGCCCCCCGCTCCCGGCAGATTCCCTCTATGGCCGCGGCCAGCTCGTAGATATCCTCTTCAGCAGCGCCGGTCAGCATTATCATCAGATCGCCTTCACCTTCATCGGCAGGCCAGCTTTTGCCCAGATCATCGGCTGTGGCCATTATCTGACCGCGGTCGACATATTCGACTGCCATAGGAATATGCCCCTCCTGCAAAAAGTCCGGCACGGCGGCAAAAGCTTCCTCCTTTTCGTCGAAAGGGATGACGAGAGTGGCGCTTTGCTGGGGACGCGGCTTTAGCTCTAAGGTAACTTCTACTATGACCGACAGCGTGCCCTGGCTGCCTATCATCAAGTTCATCAGATCATATCCGGCATTGTTCTTGATGAGGGTGCCGTCGGGATTGCCGAAGGTGGCGAGCTCACCGGTGGGCAGCACCGCTTTCAATCCTCTTATCTGATC from Halarsenatibacter silvermanii carries:
- a CDS encoding ABC transporter substrate-binding protein — encoded protein: MSSPFNSGRTKRKNDIGRSFLILGFLILAAALLFNPSLPQTAPTAEAAEQELTIAFGVDPDTLDPAEAVTSPANMVSLHVQEALFERTPEGEIEPLLARDYQVLEEGQEYEITLREGIEFHDGTYFDAGAVKYNLERIIEEEGPNAFLIDRLDEIEIMDDYRLRLRTEEPFAPLITNLANQAIAMNSPAALEEYGEDISSNPVGTGPFVFSEWSPGEEIILERNENYRGEIPELERLNFEIVPEDSARVIMVETGEADAIMGVPPQDRDRLVELEKVEVVEIPSMRTMFTGFNTQREPFDDPQVRRALNYAVDSEAIVSQLLNGVGIPSQAPIATSVFGHSEEDIYSHDPDRAEEMLAEVGYEDGFSANLYHPVGRYMEDEIIAQAIQSQLAEIGVEVELITMEWTTLLETISQPPKEAEHDMYLLGFSSGTGDADYSLYSLFHSSQWPPAGNAFSYYENEELDELLEKARLVSDPAERENVYADANQLIWQEAPWIFLHSEVQLNAARENVEGLIHYPEEYISARDARIVE
- a CDS encoding pyridoxal phosphate-dependent aminotransferase; translation: MRESERLSQIPLAGIREVFEKAKELEAGGRDIVHLEIGRPDFDTPEAIKEAASTALDRGFVHYTSNFGIDELRQAVADKLKKENGIDLSYEGIIITGGASMALATAIFGLLDPGDEILIPTPAYPAYRKQARLAEAHPVPVPLKYESGFSLEVEELERRSGENTKMLVLNSPHNPTGTALSRENLERIAEFARRQDIYVLADECYEKILFGRTEHHSIASLPGMQERTLTVNSTSKSYAMTGWRVGFIAGPPQIISSLIKVPQNISICATSFAQIGALRAYRKNDEELIGDMIEEINRRRQLVVEALNRIDLLEFIPPGGALYVFPRITDTELDSQQVSDYLLEEAGVAVTPGDDFGRAGRGFIRIALTTDFDRLQMAMDRIGSALDKWS
- a CDS encoding TRAP transporter large permease; this encodes MKQDDRGSDKSMAVMAILLFLLTMLIGLPIAFALGLSSVFVAVSQEYQLLQWAQRIYSGLDSFTLLAVPFFVLAGNIMNTGGITERLVDFAQYAVGRISGGLAQTNILVSMLFAGISGAAVADTSAIGSVLIPAMEKEGYDSDFSAAITVASSSAGPIIPPSILMVLYGVSTGTSIGALFLAGMVPGILLGVGLMIVTYLYARRRNYPRLEIDFELKVFLRKFKDVLIPLLAPVIIVGGIVGGIFTPTEAASVAVLYALIVTLFIYRELELADLPGVFLSSGLLSGVILLIIGFANTVAWIISMEQVGVTVAGSIQAFTDNTLLFLLLINLFLLFIGMFMEAGAAIIILAPILSPLAQQYGIHPLHFGFVMVLNLTIALSTPPIGICLFVGSKISGVDVKRLSIAILPFLMLLIGVLLLVTYVPAISMWVPEIFGYYP
- a CDS encoding TRAP transporter small permease codes for the protein MTRSRFSASKKDDHTQIAGRNWGKKRVLQSIFEVYSAFIDGLNLLLKGAIILILTALLVVMLMQVFFRYVLFSSLPWSEEVARFLLIWLVMLASAYGFSLGEHIKIEFFKKKFIDNEVLTSIFNIVIYIILLFMLSLMVYYGYDLAASISFQSSPALRISMFWPTLALPLGGAFMMLQTIKLLLAEFLNLLDSGGRTEQGSAGETG
- a CDS encoding DctP family TRAP transporter solute-binding subunit, with the translated sequence MTKTRNIALIMAVSLLIMTFATTSVLGAEVTLRISNAGPADEEDRTYIANDTFKQIVESGTDGRVEVETYHAAELADERETYEGMMLGTIEMGTLTTGPLPGFFEEILVLDIPYLFESAPVAWEVMSGSFGDTINEMMREETGIIPLAWADHGFRHFTNDVRAIEKPADMEGLTIRTMENQAHMNMVEALGADPTPMAFGELYTGLEQGIVDGQETPITLIKNMGFYEVQDHLVLSEHVYNFLGLFISEDIYNNLSEQDQQVVREAAQIWEKVHTGYSRVQIERGVEELKEEGMQVVEPSPEVLDEFQEVTQQSVIDFIEDEIGEELVEELMEAVEEAEEQI
- a CDS encoding FAD-binding oxidoreductase, whose protein sequence is MVLKSESDLADLLGERWVVNKPEVVKKYGEEHVNTCYELVAPEPAEDCLLVKPGSAREVAEVLEYAGENSLPVFPRGGGTGLAANAVPDRPGLILALERLNDKIEVDETNLTVTCGAAVTLGDLLAELEDHESLYFPLHPGDEGAQIGGMAASNAGGVRAVKDGIMRDQIRGLKAVLPTGELATFGNPDGTLIKNNAGYDLMNLMIGSQGTLSVIVEVTLELKPRPQQSATLVIPFDEKEEAFAAVPDFLQEGHIPMAVEYVDRGQIMATADDLGKSWPADEGEGDLMIMLTGAAEEDIYELAAAIEGICRERGALNCYIAETAREQRDLLEVRSHILPAVEEDVLDGIDITVPRSRLAEAMRGIENISSEYGVDIPMLAHAADGNLHPFLMHEGDDPEKIPDYYEDLKHDLYDLTLELGGTVTGEHGVGSMRKEELARQYSEREIELMRRIKRAIDPQGILNPGKIFPDRVC